A single genomic interval of Bacillus smithii harbors:
- a CDS encoding amidohydrolase, translating into MSPSSLEDRLIAIRRHLHQYPELSKEEFETTKSIEKWLREEDIDIRETSLKTGVFADIKGKTLGPTIAVRADIDALPIEEKTGLPFSSKIKGKMHACGHDFHTAAAIGAAYLLKKHQSELNGTIRFLFQPAEESGAGADKVIKDGQLENVDAIIGLHNKPDLPVGTVGLKNGPLMAAVDRFQVVIRGTGSHAALPHKGKDPIIASAQLITALQTIVSRNVSPFQSAVVSVTKIEGGSTWNVIPGDVTLDGTIRTFDSVIREEVKERFYTVVEHIAKVYSQEFVIRWFAGPPPLINDEKVTETARRSAQNLSLRVIDPEPSTAGEDFSYYLQQIPGTFAFFGSNGNEDWHHPSFTVDEKAIIKAAYFLYETAKNLLIEYSQIKEKQKSHSTF; encoded by the coding sequence ATGAGTCCATCTAGTCTGGAAGACCGCTTAATTGCGATCCGACGCCATTTGCATCAATATCCGGAGTTGTCGAAAGAGGAGTTTGAAACGACAAAATCGATCGAGAAGTGGCTTCGTGAAGAGGATATTGACATCAGAGAAACTTCGCTAAAAACGGGTGTTTTTGCGGACATAAAAGGGAAAACACTCGGGCCTACGATTGCCGTACGCGCGGATATCGATGCACTTCCAATTGAAGAAAAGACAGGTTTGCCCTTTTCGTCCAAAATAAAAGGAAAAATGCATGCGTGTGGCCATGATTTTCATACTGCGGCTGCCATTGGTGCCGCTTATTTATTAAAAAAGCATCAGTCCGAATTAAATGGAACAATCCGTTTTCTCTTTCAGCCGGCTGAGGAATCAGGTGCAGGTGCAGATAAGGTAATCAAAGACGGTCAACTTGAAAACGTCGATGCAATCATTGGTCTTCATAACAAACCGGATTTGCCGGTAGGGACGGTCGGGCTCAAAAACGGTCCATTGATGGCAGCGGTTGATCGATTTCAAGTGGTCATTCGCGGGACCGGGTCTCATGCAGCCTTGCCGCATAAAGGAAAAGATCCTATTATCGCGTCCGCACAGCTTATTACCGCTCTGCAAACGATTGTCAGTCGGAATGTATCACCTTTTCAAAGCGCAGTGGTCAGCGTGACAAAAATAGAAGGTGGCAGCACATGGAATGTCATTCCGGGGGATGTAACGCTTGATGGCACAATCCGGACATTTGATTCCGTCATTCGTGAAGAAGTGAAAGAGCGCTTTTATACAGTGGTGGAGCATATTGCGAAGGTTTATTCACAGGAATTTGTGATTCGCTGGTTTGCTGGACCGCCTCCGCTCATCAATGATGAAAAGGTGACTGAAACGGCACGCCGATCAGCGCAAAATCTATCCCTTCGTGTCATTGATCCGGAACCGTCAACGGCCGGAGAAGATTTCTCTTACTACTTACAGCAAATTCCCGGAACATTTGCCTTTTTCGGGTCAAACGGAAACGAAGATTGGCATCATCCATCATTTACTGTTGATGAAAAGGCCATTATCAAAGCTGCTTATTTTTTATATGAAACAGCTAAAAACCTGCTTATTGAATACAGCCAAATTAAGGAGAAACAAAAGAGCCATTCGACTTTCTGA